In Pseudomonas oryzihabitans, the DNA window ACTACGATGCCTCGCTTTACTCCCGAAGTTAAGAACGAGTCGGATATTAACTTTTCCGCACTCTTTGGTATGTTGATCGATTACAAATGGCAACTCCTGTCGGTAATCGGTATTTTCGCCGCGCTCGGTATTGGCTACGCCATATTGGCCACCCCGATGTATTCATCCAACGCCATGATCCAGATCGAACTGGAAAAGAAGGGCGTTACCCGACTGACCGATACGTCCACCGGCATGCCGCCGCCCATGCCCGAGGCGGTGACCGAGATCGAGCTGCTCAAGTCGCGCTCGGTGATCGGCAAGGCGATCGAGAACCTCAAGCTGGATATCGAGGTCAAGCCGCGTTATTTCCCGATGATCGGCAACTTCGTCGCCCGTCGCTTCGAGCCGCAGAATGACACCGACGTCGCCTCCCCCCTGCTCGGCCTGAACAGCTTCGCCTGGGGCGGCGAGAAACTGGTCATCGATCAGCTGGAAGTACCTGACAGCAATCTCGACAAGCCGATGAAGCTGAAGGTCGAGGACAATCAGAACTTCACCGTCTTCAACGCCGATGACGAAGTGGTGCTGCACGGTGGCGTTGGTCAGCCCGTGAATAACGCCGGCTACCAGATCAAGGTCGCTACCCTGCAAGCGCGTCCGGGTACCGAGTTCACCATTACCAAGAAGCGCTTCTCCAAGACCATCCAGGAATACCAGGGCCGTATCGTGGCCGGTGAACGCGGCAAGATGTCGGGCATCATCGGCGTCGGCCTGCAGGATCCGGATCCGCTGAAGGCCCAGGCCATCGTCCAGGAAGTGGCGGACATCTATGTTCAGCAGAACATCGATCGCAACGCTGCCGAATCGACCCAGAGCCTGGAGTTCCTGCGCGCCCAGATCCCGGTGGTGAAATCCGACCTGGAAAAGGCCCAGTCCGCGCTGAACTACTACCAGACCAACAAGAAGTCGGTCGACATCGACAGCGAGACCAAGGGCGTCCTGGAACAGACCGTTTCCCTGGATAACCAGATCTCCGAGCTGAACCTCAAGCGCACCGAGATGGACCGCAAGTTCACTCGTCAGCACCCGGCCTACCAGGCGCTGATGAGCCAGTTGGGTCAGCTGCAAGCTGAGCGTGCCAAGCTGCAGAAGCGCGTCGAAGTGCTGCCGGAAACCCAGCAGGAACTGCTGCGCCTGAACCGCGACATCGAGGTGACTGGTCAGACCTACGCCCTGATGCTGAACAAGGCCCAGGAGCTGGAAGTCATTCGCGCCGGTACCGTGGGTAGCGTCCGCATCATCGACAATGCCAACGCCAACGTCGACGATCCTTCGGCCCCCAACAAGCCGCTGATCATCGCCGTCGCCATCATCCTGGGCGGCATCGTCGGCCTGGCCATCGTCTACACCCGCCACACCCTGCGTCGCGGTGTCGAGACCCCGGAAGCCATCGAGCAGATCGGCCTGCCGGTATACGCCTCGATTCCCTACAGCAAGAACCAGGCGGATACCACCAAGGTACTGGGCACCAAGAAGCCGGGCGAATCCTCGCTGACCGCCCTTACCCATCCGACCGATCTGAGCACCGAGGCGCTGCGTAGCCTGCGTACCAGCCTGCACTTCGCCATGATCGAGGCCAAGAACAACATCCTGATGATCTCCGGTCCCAGCCCGGGCGTCGGTAAGTCCTTCGTGTCCTCGAACCTGGCTGCGGTAATCGCCGAGTCCGGTCAACGCGTGCTGCTGATCGACGGCGACATGCGCAAGGGCTACCTGCACAAGCTGATGAACACCAAGCAGCAGGACGGCCTGTCCGATCTGCTCAGTGGCCGTATCGCCCTGAACGATGCCATCAAGAAGACCGAAGTCGGCAGCCTGGATTTCGTCTCTTGCGGCCAGTTCCCGCCGAACCCGTCGGAACTGCTGATGAGCCTGAGATTCACCACCGTGCTGAAGAAATTCAGCGAGCTGTACGACATCGTGATCATCGACACCCCGCCGATCCTGGCAGTGACCGAGGCGGGCATCATCGGCAGCCACGCCGGTACCAGCCTGATCGTCGCACGTTTCGGCGTGAACAGTGTCAAGGAGCTGGAAGCGACCAAGCGCCGCTTCGACCTCAACGGCATTCCGCTCAAGGGTGTGATCTTCAACGCCGTGGAGCGCAAGGCCAGCAACTATGGCTCCTACGGCAACTACCACTACTCCTATGAGCAGGGTAGCCAGAGCTGATGCAGTACCCCGGCTGGGCGGCCTGACCGCCGTCCAGCCAATCCCTTCAGGGATCGCGGCAGTATTCGTACAGGCGCATCGAACGACAAGAAACTACCTAACACAGCGAATTCGAAGGGTTCGATCTGGAACCCGGCCACGCTTGGCAGCCTTGGATCTCGACGCTGTACCGGATTGATGATTCTGAAGAACAGGAACACGCCAATGAACGTAGTCATGGTGCTTAACTACAAGGCTCCCAACGAAACCATCAGTTGCGTGGAGAGCATCCTCAAGCACTGTCCGTCCATCGATCATGTGGTGGTAGTGGACAATGATTCCCAGGACGTCTCCATCGACGTCCTGCAGCGCTGGCAGGCCGACCATGGCTTGAGCCAGGTCACCGTGCTCGCCAGTCCGCGCAACGACGGCTACGCCGGCGGCAACAACTACGGCATGCGCTGGGCGCTGGACAACCTGCCGGTCAAGCATTTCTGGGTCGTCAACAACGACGCCTACGTCAAGGACGATGCCTTCGCTCCGCTGCTGGCCGAGCTGCAACGCGCACCCAGGACGATCGTCGGCTCGGTGATCCTGAGCTCCCAGACCGGTCGCCTGGAATGCTATGGCGGCGGCATCCTCTATCCGCTGCTGGGCAAGTCCAAGCTGCTGGGCAAGGACATCGCCGTCAGCGACATCTCCACGCTGGACCGTGAACCCGACTACATCATGGGGTGCAGCATGGCCTTCTGCGCCAGCCTGCTGACCGAGATCGGGTTCATGGACGAGGCGTACTTCATGTACTCCGAAGAAGTGGACTGGCAGCACCAGGCCAAGCGCAAGGGCGTCGTGCTCAAGGTTTCGCGCACGAGCCATCTTTTCCACTACGGCTCCATGAGCTCGGGCGGACGCAGCGCCTTCTATCACTATTTCCGCAATCGCGCGGCGACCCGGTTCAATCGCAAATTCCACGGCACCTCCTATGCACTGGTGTCCGCGGTGCTGCTGTCCGGCATCACCGTGCTCAAGGAATTCAAGCATCCGAAACTGGCCTGGTCCGGAGTCAAGGGCGCCTTCAAGGGAGCGACGATGCATGTCTAGCCTAAGCACCCAAGCGTTCGGTATCGAGTTCTTCACCGGTACCAAAGACGAGTTGATGAACGCCATCGACCAGGACATCCACCGGCCCTACAGCTATATCGTCACGCCGAACATCGACCATGTCGTGCAGCTGCAGAGCAATGCGGACATGCGCGAGTCCTATCAGCGGGCCGGCAAGCGCATCTGCGACAGCCGCATCCTGATGCCCATCCTCAAGTCGCTGGGCGTCGCCGTGCCCGAGGTCATCACTGGCAGTGACCTCACCCTGAGCATCCTGCGCAAGGCCAACGACGAGCACCTGTCGGTGGTGCTGATCGGCTCGAGCGAGAGTGACGTGGGCAAGCTGCGGCGGATGTATCCCCATATACAGCTGGCGCACTACAACCCGCCGATGGGTTTCATCAACGACCCGCTGGAAACGCAGAAATGCGTCGATTTCGTGATGCGCAACCCCTCCGAGTTCATCCTCTATGCCGTGGGTGCCCCGCGTCAGGAAAAGCTGGCCCGCCAGATCGACAGCAGCAAGCGCACCGGTGTCGGCCTGTGCATCGGGGCCTCCATCCTGTTCGCCGTCGGCACCGTCAAACGGGCGCCGCGCTGGATGCAGAAGGCCAGACTGGAGTGGCTGCATCGGCTGTGTTCGGAGCCCAAGCGTCTGGCCAAGCGTTACGTGCACGATGCCCTGAGCATCCTGCCCATCTATCTCAAGGAACGCAGCAGTCGACGCACCTGAGAGGCTGCTTCGCAGTTTCTTGGCCGCAAGGAAGATGACCACCGGACCAACTGTCCGGTGGTCCCGTCTGGATGGGTAGGTCTATGAGCATTCTCCGTAAAAGTACCGTTTCCTTCGTTCTCCTGATCCCGTTGCTGATCCTGCATCTGGACGTGTTCGGCGAAAGCCCGCACAACCCGGTCGGCATTCTCTATCTGAACGAGCTGTATCTGGCCATCTGCATGGCCTTCACCTTCTTCTACCTGCTGACCAGCATTGGCACCCAGCAGCGTGAATTCAAGATCCTGATGACCTACGCCGTCTATTCGTCGGTGGTCTTCATCGGGCTGCCGGCGATCTTTTCCTTCCTGTTCTATGGCCAGCCGTTGTTCTACGGCCTGATCGAAGAACGGCGGATCCTGTTCAGCTTCGGCTTCGCCACCCTGATGTTCCTGGGGCGTAACATGAGCGCCTCGCAATTCGAGAAGGCCCTGCTGATCACGGCACTGCTGGCCGCCGTCATGGCCTGGATGTTCAAGTTCGGCGTCCTGCCCGACCTGCGTGACAAGCAGTCGTCCTTCGACCGTCCGGATCGCTCCTCCATCGGGGCACCCGCCCTGTGCCTGGCCTATTTCTATTGCATCCAGACCTGGAACAAGGGCATCTCGCCGATCGATGGCTCGCCGCGCAGCAAGACCATCCACATCGTGCTGGCCATGGTCTTCCTGCTGACCCTGGTGTTCGGTACCCAGACCCGGCAGCTGATCGTGCTGGCGCTGTGCTTCACGGTGTTCTGCCTGAAGAGCAAGTCGATCGTCTGGATCTGTGTGTCGGCGTTGCTGCTGTCGCCCTTCTTCATCTTCCCCGACCTGATGAAGGTGCTGGGGCTGAATCTGGACTTCTATGCCCAGTCGGTAGAAGACGGCCCCACCGACGGCGTGCGCGAGCAGACCATCGGCTACATCTTCTCCCACCTCAGCCAGAATCACTGGTTGCCCAGCGGCTCGCTGTCGCTGATGTGGAACAACGGCTTCATCCCCTACTTCGGCGAGTACTTCTTCCTGTCCGACGTGGGCGTGTTCGGTACCCTGTTCCGCTTCGGCTTCCTGGCCTTCATCATCGTCCCGGTCTCGCTGTTCCTCTACTATCGCTGGGCGAAGATGCTGCACCCCGATACCGGCTTCGTGGTGACCGCCACCCTGGCCCAGCTGGTGATCTGGCCGCTGGCCGGCTTCTTCGAGTACCTGCAGGCCACCATCTGCTACCTGATGGTGATCCAGGCCCTGCGCGCGCTGCACCACTACAGCTCCGCTCCCGTCCAGGAGACCTACGTCAGCAGCCCCTACCCGCGCCCGAGCAGCCAGCTGGCCCGCCCGGTCTGATCCCTCGTGCCGCCCGGCGTCTGCCGGGCGGCCCCAAGGAGTTTTCACCCCCACGATGTCGATGATCAAAAACAGCACCTGGAACATCCTGGGTGTCATCATCCCCAGTGCCATCGCGCTGCCCACCATGGGCGTGCTGTCGCGCCTGCTGGGCGTCGAGCAGTTCGGTCTCTTCACCCTGGCCTTCGCCATCGTCGGCTATGCGACGCTGTTCGATGCCGGTCTGTCGCGCGCGGTGATTCGTGCCATCGCCATGCACCATGGCGACAAGCCGCTCAACCGGCTGGTCATGGGCACGGCTACCGGCGCCGTCATCGGCCTGAGTCTGCTGGCGACCCTGCTGCTGTGGTTCGGCGCAGGCAAGGTGGTGAGTCTGCTGCACGTCTCGCCCGAGCATTTCGACAACGCCGTCGCCGGCTTTCGCTGGCTGAGCCTGTGCGTGCCGCCCTTCCTGCTGGCCACGGTCTGGTTCGCCTACCTGGAGGGCAACGAGCGCTTCGGCGAATTCAATATCCTGCGGACCTTCTCCAACAGCCTGCTGGCGATCGCGCCGCTGATCGCCGTGCTGATCGAGCCGAGCTTTTCCGCCACGGTGATCGGCCTGGTGCTGGCGC includes these proteins:
- a CDS encoding polysaccharide biosynthesis tyrosine autokinase, giving the protein MTTMPRFTPEVKNESDINFSALFGMLIDYKWQLLSVIGIFAALGIGYAILATPMYSSNAMIQIELEKKGVTRLTDTSTGMPPPMPEAVTEIELLKSRSVIGKAIENLKLDIEVKPRYFPMIGNFVARRFEPQNDTDVASPLLGLNSFAWGGEKLVIDQLEVPDSNLDKPMKLKVEDNQNFTVFNADDEVVLHGGVGQPVNNAGYQIKVATLQARPGTEFTITKKRFSKTIQEYQGRIVAGERGKMSGIIGVGLQDPDPLKAQAIVQEVADIYVQQNIDRNAAESTQSLEFLRAQIPVVKSDLEKAQSALNYYQTNKKSVDIDSETKGVLEQTVSLDNQISELNLKRTEMDRKFTRQHPAYQALMSQLGQLQAERAKLQKRVEVLPETQQELLRLNRDIEVTGQTYALMLNKAQELEVIRAGTVGSVRIIDNANANVDDPSAPNKPLIIAVAIILGGIVGLAIVYTRHTLRRGVETPEAIEQIGLPVYASIPYSKNQADTTKVLGTKKPGESSLTALTHPTDLSTEALRSLRTSLHFAMIEAKNNILMISGPSPGVGKSFVSSNLAAVIAESGQRVLLIDGDMRKGYLHKLMNTKQQDGLSDLLSGRIALNDAIKKTEVGSLDFVSCGQFPPNPSELLMSLRFTTVLKKFSELYDIVIIDTPPILAVTEAGIIGSHAGTSLIVARFGVNSVKELEATKRRFDLNGIPLKGVIFNAVERKASNYGSYGNYHYSYEQGSQS
- a CDS encoding glycosyltransferase family 2 protein; translated protein: MNVVMVLNYKAPNETISCVESILKHCPSIDHVVVVDNDSQDVSIDVLQRWQADHGLSQVTVLASPRNDGYAGGNNYGMRWALDNLPVKHFWVVNNDAYVKDDAFAPLLAELQRAPRTIVGSVILSSQTGRLECYGGGILYPLLGKSKLLGKDIAVSDISTLDREPDYIMGCSMAFCASLLTEIGFMDEAYFMYSEEVDWQHQAKRKGVVLKVSRTSHLFHYGSMSSGGRSAFYHYFRNRAATRFNRKFHGTSYALVSAVLLSGITVLKEFKHPKLAWSGVKGAFKGATMHV
- a CDS encoding WecB/TagA/CpsF family glycosyltransferase, with the protein product MSSLSTQAFGIEFFTGTKDELMNAIDQDIHRPYSYIVTPNIDHVVQLQSNADMRESYQRAGKRICDSRILMPILKSLGVAVPEVITGSDLTLSILRKANDEHLSVVLIGSSESDVGKLRRMYPHIQLAHYNPPMGFINDPLETQKCVDFVMRNPSEFILYAVGAPRQEKLARQIDSSKRTGVGLCIGASILFAVGTVKRAPRWMQKARLEWLHRLCSEPKRLAKRYVHDALSILPIYLKERSSRRT